The Microbacterium sp. Nx66 genome contains a region encoding:
- a CDS encoding ABC-F family ATP-binding cassette domain-containing protein, whose translation MFPVPSTPSDTPARVHRECALQAASVRFADRLVLNRIDLAVGPADRLAVIGDNGAGKSTLLDLLAGVLAPTSGEVRLDLPGGIAHARQNPVFADGATMADAIDDLLGDLRVLERDLGHAYELLAAGGSAERAQQMAAVALLQDRFESREGYDVDRRIDTALEQLGLGGVDRARPVAALSGGERARLALAVALSSGAELLLLDEPTNDLDDRALTWLEERLAAHRGALVVVTHDRDFLDRFATAVVQVEDGRIRRYGDGYAGFLRARETERRAAVARHEEWKAELARAESLLAANAFRLQAIPRKLELDGFGHGAFRARSRDHGAVGRIRMAKERLSRLRENPCPAPPEPLRFVVAAEDRAPLDDPLLTLDAVSLREQGRRLDVSQWTIEAGSRWLVTGPNGAGKTTLLRLLVGELIPASGTIRHADGLRIAFLRQDVDTRLRGTAVEVFAARTGTAPADAQDALLAHGLFRGPEADRDVRTLSVGQRRRLDLAVALATPFDLLLLDEPTNHLDPELVEQLEGALVDHSAAVVTVTHDRRWRRHAAHARCLRVAEGVATT comes from the coding sequence ATGTTCCCTGTACCCTCGACCCCTTCCGACACTCCGGCCCGCGTTCATCGCGAGTGCGCGCTGCAGGCCGCCTCCGTCCGGTTCGCCGACCGTCTCGTGCTGAACCGCATCGATCTCGCCGTCGGACCCGCCGACCGCCTCGCCGTCATCGGCGACAACGGCGCCGGGAAGTCGACGCTGCTCGATCTGCTCGCCGGTGTTCTCGCACCGACATCCGGGGAGGTGCGGCTCGACCTCCCCGGCGGGATCGCTCATGCCCGGCAGAACCCCGTGTTCGCGGATGGAGCGACGATGGCCGATGCCATCGACGATCTCCTCGGCGACCTCCGCGTGCTGGAGCGCGACCTCGGCCACGCGTACGAGCTCCTCGCCGCCGGGGGCTCCGCCGAGCGTGCGCAGCAGATGGCCGCTGTGGCCCTGTTGCAGGACCGTTTCGAGTCCCGCGAGGGATACGACGTCGACCGTCGCATCGACACCGCCCTCGAACAGCTCGGGCTGGGCGGAGTGGACCGCGCGCGACCGGTGGCCGCGCTGTCGGGCGGAGAGCGGGCGCGGCTCGCTCTCGCGGTCGCCCTCTCTTCCGGAGCCGAACTGCTCCTCCTCGACGAGCCCACGAACGACCTCGACGACCGGGCGCTGACCTGGCTCGAGGAGCGACTCGCCGCGCACCGCGGAGCGCTGGTCGTCGTGACGCACGACCGCGACTTCCTGGACCGTTTCGCGACGGCTGTCGTGCAGGTGGAGGACGGTCGGATCCGGCGCTACGGCGATGGCTACGCCGGGTTCCTGCGAGCGCGCGAGACCGAGAGACGTGCGGCGGTCGCGCGCCACGAGGAGTGGAAGGCCGAGCTCGCCCGGGCCGAGTCGCTGCTCGCCGCCAACGCGTTCCGGCTGCAGGCGATCCCGCGGAAGCTCGAGCTCGACGGCTTCGGTCATGGCGCGTTCCGGGCGCGGAGCCGCGACCACGGTGCCGTCGGACGCATCCGCATGGCGAAGGAGAGGCTGTCGCGGCTGCGGGAGAACCCGTGCCCGGCGCCGCCCGAGCCCCTGCGGTTCGTGGTCGCAGCAGAGGATCGGGCACCGCTCGACGACCCACTCCTGACCCTCGATGCCGTCTCCCTCCGTGAACAGGGACGACGGCTTGACGTGTCGCAGTGGACGATCGAGGCCGGTTCGCGGTGGCTCGTGACCGGGCCGAACGGCGCCGGGAAGACGACGCTCCTCCGCCTCCTCGTCGGCGAGCTGATCCCCGCGTCCGGGACGATCCGCCACGCGGACGGGCTGCGGATCGCGTTCCTCCGGCAGGACGTCGACACGCGCCTGCGAGGTACCGCCGTCGAGGTCTTCGCGGCGCGGACGGGGACGGCACCGGCGGATGCGCAGGACGCCCTCCTGGCTCATGGACTCTTCCGGGGGCCGGAGGCGGACCGCGACGTGCGGACACTCTCGGTCGGGCAGCGTCGCCGGCTGGATCTCGCGGTCGCGCTGGCGACGCCGTTCGACCTGCTGCTGCTCGATGAGCCGACGAACCATCTCGATCCCGAGCTCGTGGAGCAGCTCGAGGGCGCCCTCGTCGATCATTCCGCCGCCGTCGTCACAGTGACGCACGACCGCCGGTGGCGGCGTCACGCGGCGCACGCACGGTGTCTGCGGGTCGCGGAGGGGGTGGCCACCACCTGA
- a CDS encoding HhH-GPD-type base excision DNA repair protein yields the protein MALHITGDTAADALLTENPTALLIGMLLDQQIPMETAFTGPLKIEQRTGAADAAAIAGMAPEEFLEAFRQTPAVHRFPGSMATRVQTLCQALVDDWDGDAAALWTRPSTGSGPSTGSGPSTGSGTQPSGAEVLERLKALPGFGEQKAKIFLALLGKQYGFTGEGWREASAPYGEDGSYRSVADIVSPESLTKVREYKKAMKAAAKAAK from the coding sequence ATGGCCCTTCACATCACCGGAGACACCGCCGCCGACGCCCTGCTGACCGAGAACCCGACGGCTCTGCTGATCGGCATGCTGCTGGACCAGCAGATCCCCATGGAGACCGCGTTCACCGGACCGCTCAAGATCGAGCAGCGGACGGGAGCCGCGGATGCTGCGGCGATCGCGGGCATGGCACCGGAGGAGTTCCTGGAGGCCTTCCGGCAGACCCCCGCGGTGCACCGGTTCCCCGGCTCCATGGCGACGCGGGTGCAGACCCTGTGCCAGGCGCTCGTCGACGACTGGGACGGGGACGCCGCCGCCCTCTGGACACGACCCTCGACAGGCTCCGGCCCGTCGACAGGCTCAGGCCCTTCGACAGGCTCAGGGACCCAGCCGAGCGGCGCCGAGGTGCTCGAACGGCTCAAGGCTCTTCCCGGCTTCGGTGAGCAGAAGGCGAAGATCTTCCTCGCCCTCCTCGGCAAGCAGTACGGGTTCACCGGCGAGGGCTGGCGTGAGGCCTCCGCTCCCTACGGCGAGGACGGTTCGTACCGCAGCGTCGCCGACATCGTGTCGCCCGAATCGCTGACGAAGGTGCGCGAGTACAAGAAGGCGATGAAGGCGGCGGCGAAGGCGGCGAAGTAG
- a CDS encoding DUF1801 domain-containing protein, producing MQPTGDDVAGLIARSSPAVRRRDAETLTALLRDISGREPQTWGSIIGFGSCHYRYPTGTEGDSGILSFAPRKAATTIYLLDGVDAHAEALGALGPHTTGVGCLYIKDLDQVDLDVLRVILERSRAWVESGGDARMHLTVTS from the coding sequence GTGCAGCCGACCGGGGACGACGTCGCGGGGCTGATCGCCCGCTCCTCCCCGGCCGTGCGTCGCCGTGATGCGGAGACGCTGACCGCTCTCCTGCGGGACATCTCCGGACGCGAACCGCAGACCTGGGGCTCGATCATCGGGTTCGGCTCCTGCCACTACCGCTACCCCACCGGGACGGAGGGCGACAGCGGCATTCTGAGCTTCGCCCCCCGGAAGGCCGCGACCACGATCTACCTCCTCGACGGCGTGGACGCCCACGCGGAGGCTCTCGGCGCGCTCGGCCCGCACACGACAGGGGTGGGCTGCCTTTACATCAAGGACCTCGACCAGGTCGACCTCGACGTGCTGCGCGTGATCCTCGAGCGTTCGCGCGCCTGGGTCGAGTCCGGCGGCGACGCGCGCATGCACCTGACGGTCACGTCGTAG